A region from the Sebastes umbrosus isolate fSebUmb1 chromosome 18, fSebUmb1.pri, whole genome shotgun sequence genome encodes:
- the LOC119477544 gene encoding protein FAM167A-like, producing MMDTPSVPQIIVDKARVPEEADCEEDVDLPADDHLMNLKALTEKLRLETRRPSYLEWKARLEAESFRGFGTGKDPNQVEPEGKVVAPKETGVKSDVIQCKLPSGALQGFENIDEALSWLRRELTDMRLQDQQLARQLMRLRSDINKLKIEQTCHLHRRMLNDATFGIEERDELSDLLCECPVTPGLGLSAPLRLIGVTKMNINSRRFSLC from the exons ATGATGGACACTCCCTCAGTTCCTCAGATTATTGTGGACAAGGCTAGAGTCCCGGAGGAGGCAGACTGTGAGGAAGACGTGGATTTGCCCGCAGACGACCATCTCATGAACTTGAAGGCCTTGACAGAGAAACTAAGGCTGGAGACCAGGAGACCTTCTTACCTGGAGTGGAAAGCCCGGCTCGAGGCGGAGAGCTTCAGAGGGTTCGGAACTGGAAAAGATCCGAACCAAGTGGAGCCGGAGGGGAAAGTAGTCGCCCCCAAAGAGACTGGAGTGAAGTCTGATGTGATTCAGTGCAAGTTGCCGTCGGGTGCACTGCAGGGATTCGAGAACATCGATGAAGCTCTCAGTTGGCTGAGGAGAGAACTG ACAGACATGCGCTTGCAGGACCAGCAGCTGGCGAGGCAGCTCATGCGGCTCCGCAGCGACATCAACAAGCTGAAGATCGAGCAGACGTGCCACCTGCATCGCCGGATGCTCAACGACGCCACCTTTGGCATAGAGGAGAGGGACGAGCTGTCGGACCTGCTGTGCGAATGCCCGGTCACCCCGGGGCTCGGCCTCTCGGCCCCGCTGAGACTCATCGGCGTCACCAAGATGAACATTAACTCTCGGCGCTTCTCGCTCTGCTAG